One part of the Sebastes fasciatus isolate fSebFas1 chromosome 8, fSebFas1.pri, whole genome shotgun sequence genome encodes these proteins:
- the tmem82 gene encoding transmembrane protein 82 isoform X1, whose product MFSFITSLIPTSYFLPGWLTFDTNPLDSLLQGLVGACGISVLCSLLRLHLFLEEESWSDKNDKDASSQRTASHQRGINTGLVGMLQFFFVTGMLAVVGSRVASLVVLEFCLRAVSGLLTAGPESRKFLQQLLVQSQFSLGCALSCSLHFLHEGASQRWLCLLLAAALSWFLARQASRLLHHVTALYKLHSSQRYCGICICLLTSGRCLLPMLRRTMIITFFVAVVASISIINQHFLSAAEALRFWTPLTICYTLLIVYMQEEQHRLPGSQAVLNTVVVRLGGLMVLMLTVGRWADVLHILMCFLGEASCLIPTKDLLDEASSSQDEEDYTAYVKREHRRRPQAQEKDHQR is encoded by the exons ATGTTTTCCTTTATCACGTCGCTTATTCCGACTTCCTACTTTCTACCAGGGTGGTTGACTTTTGACACAAATCCACTGGATAGTTTACTGCAAG GACTGGTGGGTGCATGTGGGATCTCTGTGCTGTGCTCCCTGTTAAGATTGCACCTATTTCTagaagaggagag TTGGAgtgataaaaatgataaagaCGCATCAAGCCAGAGGACGGCCAGTCATCAGAGGGGAATTAACACTGGACTTGTGGGGATGCTCCAGTTTTTCTTTGTGACTGGGATGCTGGCTGTAGTGGGCTCCCGTGTTGCCTCCCTGGTGGTGCTGGAGTTTTGTCTACGAGCTGTCTCTGGATTGCTTACAGCCGGACCA GAGTCCAGGAAATTTCTGCAGCAGCTGTTAGTTCAAAGCCAGTTCTCTCTCGGCTGTGCCCTCAGCTGCAGTTTGCACTTTCTCCACGAGGGAGCGTCCCAGCGCTGGCTATGCCTGCTGCTGGCAGCAGCACTCAGCTGGTTCCTGGCTCGGCAGGCCAGTCGGCTGCTGCACCATGTCACAGCTCTGTATAAACTCCACAGCTCACAGCGCTACTGCGGCATTTGCATCTGCCTCCTCACATCAGGCCGCTGCCTGCTGCCCATGCTGCGCAGGACTATGATCATTACTTTCTTTGTGGCTGTGGTTGCCTCCATATCCATCATCAATCAGCACTTCCTCTCTGCAGCAGAGGCCCTCAGGTTTTGGACGCCGCTGACTATCTGCTACACACTGTTGATTGTGTACATGCAGG AGGAGCAGCACCGTCTGCCCGGCAGCCAGGCCGTCTTGAACACAGTGGTGGTGCGTCTCGGTGGTTTGATGGTCCTGATGCTGACTGTTGGACGCTGGGCCGACGTGCTCCACATCCTAATGTGTTTCCTGGGTGAGGCCAGCTGTCTAATCCCCACCAAGGATCTGCTGGATGAGGCATCCTCCTCACAG GATGAAGAGGATTATACAGCCTACGTAAAGAGAGAGCATCGACGAAGACCACAGGCACAAGAGAAGGATCATCAGagataa
- the tmem82 gene encoding transmembrane protein 82 isoform X2, translated as MPQEGDVHMDSSREHGWLTFDTNPLDSLLQGLVGACGISVLCSLLRLHLFLEEESWSDKNDKDASSQRTASHQRGINTGLVGMLQFFFVTGMLAVVGSRVASLVVLEFCLRAVSGLLTAGPESRKFLQQLLVQSQFSLGCALSCSLHFLHEGASQRWLCLLLAAALSWFLARQASRLLHHVTALYKLHSSQRYCGICICLLTSGRCLLPMLRRTMIITFFVAVVASISIINQHFLSAAEALRFWTPLTICYTLLIVYMQEEQHRLPGSQAVLNTVVVRLGGLMVLMLTVGRWADVLHILMCFLGEASCLIPTKDLLDEASSSQDEEDYTAYVKREHRRRPQAQEKDHQR; from the exons atgcCACAAGAGGGGGatgttcatatggactcttctcgtgaacacg GGTGGTTGACTTTTGACACAAATCCACTGGATAGTTTACTGCAAG GACTGGTGGGTGCATGTGGGATCTCTGTGCTGTGCTCCCTGTTAAGATTGCACCTATTTCTagaagaggagag TTGGAgtgataaaaatgataaagaCGCATCAAGCCAGAGGACGGCCAGTCATCAGAGGGGAATTAACACTGGACTTGTGGGGATGCTCCAGTTTTTCTTTGTGACTGGGATGCTGGCTGTAGTGGGCTCCCGTGTTGCCTCCCTGGTGGTGCTGGAGTTTTGTCTACGAGCTGTCTCTGGATTGCTTACAGCCGGACCA GAGTCCAGGAAATTTCTGCAGCAGCTGTTAGTTCAAAGCCAGTTCTCTCTCGGCTGTGCCCTCAGCTGCAGTTTGCACTTTCTCCACGAGGGAGCGTCCCAGCGCTGGCTATGCCTGCTGCTGGCAGCAGCACTCAGCTGGTTCCTGGCTCGGCAGGCCAGTCGGCTGCTGCACCATGTCACAGCTCTGTATAAACTCCACAGCTCACAGCGCTACTGCGGCATTTGCATCTGCCTCCTCACATCAGGCCGCTGCCTGCTGCCCATGCTGCGCAGGACTATGATCATTACTTTCTTTGTGGCTGTGGTTGCCTCCATATCCATCATCAATCAGCACTTCCTCTCTGCAGCAGAGGCCCTCAGGTTTTGGACGCCGCTGACTATCTGCTACACACTGTTGATTGTGTACATGCAGG AGGAGCAGCACCGTCTGCCCGGCAGCCAGGCCGTCTTGAACACAGTGGTGGTGCGTCTCGGTGGTTTGATGGTCCTGATGCTGACTGTTGGACGCTGGGCCGACGTGCTCCACATCCTAATGTGTTTCCTGGGTGAGGCCAGCTGTCTAATCCCCACCAAGGATCTGCTGGATGAGGCATCCTCCTCACAG GATGAAGAGGATTATACAGCCTACGTAAAGAGAGAGCATCGACGAAGACCACAGGCACAAGAGAAGGATCATCAGagataa
- the mad2l2 gene encoding mitotic spindle assembly checkpoint protein MAD2B, with protein MTTLTRQDLNFGQVVADILCEFLEVAIHLILYVREVYPSGIFQKRKKYNVPVQMSCHPELNQYIQDTLHCVKPLIEKNDAEKVVVVIMDKEHHPVERFVFEISQPPLLSISSDTLLSHVEQLLRAFILKISVCDAVLNNNPPGCSFTVLVHTRDAATRNMEKVQVIKDFPWIVADEQEVHMQEPRLIPLKTMTSDIVKMQLYVEERAQKT; from the exons ATGACAACTTTAACAAGGCAGGACCTCAATTTTGGACAAG TGGTTGCTGACATCCTGTGTGAGTTCCTGGAGGTCGCTATTCATCTCATCCTGTATGTTCGTGAAGTTTATCCCTCTGGAATATTtcagaagagaaagaaatacaatGTTCCTGTGCAG ATGTCATGTCACCCAGAGCTGAATCAATATATCCAAGACACACTTCATTGTGTAAAGCCGCTCATTGAGAAG AATGATGCAGAGAAGGTGGTGGTGGTCATCATGGACAAAGAGCATCATCCAGTAGAGAGATTTGTCTTTGAGATTTCCCAACCTCCACTACTGTCCATCAG CTCAGACACATTACTGTCACATGTGGAGCAGCTGCTGAGGGCATTCATCCTGAAGATCAGCGTGTGTGATGCCGTTTTAAATAATAACCCACCAG GGTGTTCATTTACAGTACTGGTACATACCAGAGATGCTGCTACACGCAACATGGAGAAGGTTCAAGTCATCAAG GATTTTCCGTGGATAGTTGCTGATGAGCAGGAGGTCCACATGCAGGAGCCTCGACTCATCCCACTGAAGACCATGACGTCCGACATAGTAAAA ATGCAGCTCTACGTGGAAGAGAGAGCCCAGAAAACGTAG